In a genomic window of Ignavibacteriota bacterium:
- the gatC gene encoding Asp-tRNA(Asn)/Glu-tRNA(Gln) amidotransferase subunit GatC produces the protein MSVSREQFDHIARLARLSFSDAEAEALGAQLNRIIEFVDALARVDTTDVEPFDIPTVDSASLRPDEAHAPLPADAALRNAPASAEGYFTVPKALGTQGGGE, from the coding sequence ATGAGCGTCTCGCGGGAACAGTTCGACCACATCGCGCGTCTCGCGCGGCTGTCGTTCAGCGACGCCGAGGCCGAAGCACTGGGCGCGCAGCTCAACCGCATCATCGAATTTGTGGACGCGCTTGCGCGCGTGGACACCACGGATGTGGAGCCCTTCGACATTCCCACCGTCGACAGCGCATCGCTGCGGCCCGACGAGGCGCACGCTCCCCTGCCCGCGGATGCGGCGTTGCGCAACGCGCCGGCGTCCGCCGAGGGATATTTCACCGTGCCCAAGGCGCTGGGCACACAGGGCGGCGGCGAATGA
- the kdsB gene encoding 3-deoxy-manno-octulosonate cytidylyltransferase, translated as MSTSEAVLIVIPARYASSRFPGKPLADIAGRPMIAHVIDRCRASCGGEARVLVATDNSDIADVARDCGAEARLTPPELPSGTERVAYAARDEAEGIIVNVQGDEPLLDPRGIDTVVGMLRSDPSFDIATLASPISAEEAADPNIVKAVVALDGHALYFSRARIPHARDEAALAVYLGHIGLYGFRRDALLRFASLPPSTLEDTEKLEQLRALDHGMRIGVGRAARRSPAVDVPSDIARVLEALHADASQA; from the coding sequence ATGAGCACGAGCGAGGCGGTGCTGATCGTCATTCCCGCGCGCTACGCATCGTCGCGTTTTCCGGGCAAGCCGCTGGCCGACATCGCGGGCCGGCCCATGATCGCGCATGTGATCGACCGTTGTCGCGCAAGCTGCGGCGGCGAGGCGCGCGTGCTCGTGGCGACCGACAATAGCGACATCGCGGACGTTGCGCGCGACTGCGGCGCGGAGGCGCGGTTAACGCCCCCGGAACTGCCCTCGGGCACCGAGCGCGTTGCGTATGCCGCAAGAGACGAGGCCGAGGGCATCATCGTGAACGTGCAGGGCGACGAGCCGCTGCTCGATCCGCGCGGCATCGACACCGTGGTCGGCATGCTGCGATCGGATCCCTCGTTCGACATCGCAACACTCGCCTCCCCCATCAGCGCGGAGGAGGCGGCGGATCCCAACATCGTCAAAGCCGTCGTGGCACTCGACGGGCACGCGCTGTACTTCTCCCGCGCGCGCATTCCGCACGCCCGCGACGAGGCGGCCCTGGCCGTGTATCTCGGACACATCGGCCTGTACGGCTTCAGGCGCGACGCACTGCTGCGATTCGCGTCGCTGCCGCCGAGCACGCTCGAGGACACGGAAAAACTCGAACAGCTCCGCGCGCTCGACCACGGCATGCGGATCGGGGTGGGACGCGCGGCGCGGCGCTCGCCCGCGGTGGACGTTCCATCCGACATCGCGCGCGTGCTCGAGGCCCTGCACGCGGACGCGTCGCAGGCCTGA
- the rimO gene encoding 30S ribosomal protein S12 methylthiotransferase RimO yields MKTRPHTRVALITLGCSKNTVDSEILLRQLEVNGLELADDPNNADAVIINTCGFIDAAKEESIHTILTAAERKKQGALERLYVAGCLSERYKDDLSRDIPEVDAFFGVTDFQRIIETLGGRYRRELLGERHLTTPAHFAYLKISEGCDNPCSFCAIPLMRGGHVSKPIEEVVHEAKLLALHGVRELVVIAQDTTYYGLDLYGERRLAALLRELAHIDGIRWVRLMYAFPTRFPRDVLDVLRDEPSVCAYVDIPVQHAADDVLKSMRRGITRRATRELIDEMRARVPGITIRSTMIVGYPTETEESFDELLRFVEETRFDRLGVFTYSQEDDTAAFALGDPVPQEEKERRRAAVMELQAGISLEKNLAKVGSACEILIDRVEGGYAVGRTEHDAPEVDNEVLVPLQAFPVPPLIGTFVPVRIVEANEFDLIATIAG; encoded by the coding sequence ATGAAAACCCGGCCGCATACACGCGTCGCGCTCATCACGCTCGGCTGCTCAAAAAATACCGTCGACTCCGAAATTCTGCTCCGCCAGCTCGAGGTCAACGGCCTCGAGCTCGCCGACGATCCCAACAACGCCGACGCCGTCATCATCAATACGTGCGGATTCATCGACGCGGCCAAGGAGGAATCGATTCACACCATCCTCACCGCCGCGGAGCGCAAGAAACAGGGCGCCCTCGAGCGGCTGTACGTGGCCGGCTGCCTGTCGGAGCGGTACAAGGACGATCTGTCGCGCGACATCCCGGAAGTGGACGCGTTTTTCGGCGTCACCGATTTTCAGCGCATCATTGAGACGCTCGGCGGGCGCTACCGCCGCGAGCTGCTCGGCGAGCGGCATCTGACCACACCCGCGCATTTTGCGTACCTCAAAATCTCGGAGGGCTGCGACAACCCGTGTTCGTTCTGCGCCATCCCGCTCATGCGCGGCGGACACGTGTCGAAACCCATCGAGGAAGTCGTGCACGAAGCGAAGCTGCTGGCGCTGCACGGCGTGCGCGAGCTGGTGGTGATCGCACAGGACACGACGTACTACGGCCTGGACCTCTACGGCGAACGGCGTCTCGCCGCCCTGCTGCGCGAACTCGCGCACATCGACGGCATACGCTGGGTGCGCCTCATGTACGCCTTTCCGACGCGCTTCCCGCGCGATGTGCTCGACGTGCTGCGCGACGAGCCGTCGGTATGCGCCTACGTCGACATCCCCGTGCAGCACGCGGCCGACGATGTGCTCAAGTCGATGCGTCGCGGCATCACGCGCCGCGCGACACGCGAGCTGATCGACGAGATGCGCGCCCGCGTGCCCGGCATCACCATCCGCAGCACGATGATCGTGGGATATCCGACCGAAACCGAGGAGTCGTTCGACGAGCTTCTGCGGTTTGTGGAGGAGACACGCTTCGACCGCCTCGGGGTTTTCACCTATTCGCAGGAGGACGACACCGCGGCCTTCGCGCTGGGCGATCCCGTGCCGCAGGAGGAAAAGGAACGGCGGCGCGCCGCGGTGATGGAATTGCAGGCCGGCATCTCTCTCGAGAAGAATCTCGCGAAGGTTGGAAGCGCATGCGAGATACTCATCGACCGTGTCGAGGGCGGCTATGCCGTGGGACGCACCGAGCACGACGCGCCGGAGGTGGACAACGAAGTGCTTGTTCCCTTGCAGGCATTTCCGGTCCCCCCGTTGATCGGGACCTTTGTTCCTGTTAGAATTGTCGAAGCGAACGAATTCGATCTCATCGCCACCATCGCCGGGTGA
- a CDS encoding GWxTD domain-containing protein translates to MRVSVHHAFLVLLLAAAAPRALSQVESQQPARIGRPQAFYFDALNFAQSDAFGLASRVDIYVQIPFDIITFIRKSDGYTGAYTLSAIINDEDGARIKEESWTRKVERTSLEGTTDPQTSDVTQKSIPLEPGSYIIEILFEDKESSTEFRSTKKIDVRKFDPNIFAMSDMMLVGSVDESGLKRRIAPHLNPNIAALSDGFTLFYEVYNPFTIASVGIEYKITRRKTTVTSARMRQAVRQGVNTFLTRVAGPVLGVGAYELELIVTRSDDSTVVLARSSRSFVVEWLSGGTPLTITDLDEAVEQLRYFAKGDELDNIKDAPDDAERRKRFDAFWERNNPTPGSPTNRAMIEYYTRVSYANERFGHYIPGWKTDRGMVYIIYGPPSAVDRHPLDVETKPYEVWEYYDINRRFVFIDESGFGDYRLLYPIWDERNRMR, encoded by the coding sequence ATGCGCGTTTCCGTCCACCACGCGTTCCTTGTGCTCCTTCTCGCCGCGGCAGCGCCGCGCGCCCTCTCGCAGGTCGAAAGCCAGCAGCCCGCCCGCATCGGCCGGCCGCAGGCCTTCTACTTCGACGCGTTGAACTTCGCGCAGTCCGACGCGTTCGGCCTCGCGAGCCGCGTGGACATCTACGTGCAGATCCCCTTCGACATCATCACCTTCATTCGAAAGTCCGACGGCTATACCGGCGCGTACACTCTCAGCGCAATCATCAACGACGAGGACGGCGCGCGCATCAAGGAGGAGAGCTGGACGCGCAAAGTGGAACGCACCTCGCTGGAGGGCACCACCGATCCACAGACATCGGACGTGACACAGAAGTCGATTCCCCTCGAGCCGGGATCGTACATCATCGAGATCCTGTTCGAGGACAAGGAGTCGTCGACGGAATTCCGCAGCACAAAAAAGATCGACGTCCGTAAATTTGATCCGAACATCTTCGCCATGAGCGACATGATGCTGGTGGGTTCGGTGGACGAATCGGGTTTGAAGCGCCGCATCGCGCCGCATCTGAATCCCAACATCGCCGCGCTCAGTGACGGCTTCACGCTGTTCTACGAAGTGTACAATCCCTTCACCATCGCGTCCGTCGGCATCGAGTACAAAATCACCCGCCGTAAAACGACGGTCACTTCCGCGAGGATGCGGCAGGCCGTGCGGCAGGGCGTCAACACATTCCTCACACGTGTGGCCGGACCCGTGCTTGGTGTGGGGGCCTACGAACTCGAACTGATTGTGACACGCTCCGACGACAGCACCGTTGTGCTGGCCCGTTCGTCTCGCTCCTTTGTCGTCGAATGGCTCAGCGGCGGCACCCCGCTCACGATCACGGACCTCGACGAGGCGGTGGAACAACTGCGCTATTTTGCGAAGGGTGACGAGCTGGACAACATCAAGGACGCGCCCGACGACGCGGAGCGGCGCAAGCGCTTCGACGCGTTCTGGGAGCGGAACAATCCGACGCCCGGCTCGCCGACCAATCGCGCCATGATCGAATACTACACACGTGTCTCGTACGCCAACGAGCGCTTCGGCCATTACATCCCCGGCTGGAAAACCGACCGCGGCATGGTGTACATCATCTACGGTCCGCCCAGCGCCGTCGACCGGCATCCTCTCGATGTGGAAACGAAACCCTACGAGGTCTGGGAATACTACGACATCAACCGGCGCTTCGTCTTCATCGATGAGAGCGGCTTCGGTGATTACCGGCTGTTGTATCCGATCTGGGACGAGCGGAATCGAATGCGGTAG
- a CDS encoding ABC transporter ATP-binding protein — translation MQEDEILGKAYDSRLMKRLLIYVRPYRWHIAGAILLTILISALGPVRPWLTKIAVDDYIANKDAAGLLRIALLLLATLIFQGLVQYVMTYFTQWIGQRTILDIRMQVYRKLQRMSLSFFDKNPVGRLVTRVTGDVEVLNEMFSSGLVTVFADVFIIIWIMVFMFTIDWGLSLVTLSVLPLLMYATLLFRRKVRDSYRDIRFQVARLNSFTQEHVSGMATVQLFGRENDAYKKHEAINAAHTHSHVKSVFYYAVFFPAVDFLSSLAVALIVWYAGGGVIGGVMTLGTLISFIQYTEMFFRPVRDLSEKYNIMQTAMASSERIFTLLDDDSVIPEPPEEAAGFDPRAGIEFRNVRFAYNGEDWVLRDVSFTIPAGKTVAIVGATGAGKSTIINLLGRLYDIQHGSILIGGVDIRSVSSRQLRRAIGVVLQDVFLFSGDIRGNITLGDERISDERVREVARLVGIDRFIERLPDGYATEVKERGATLSVGQKQLLAFARALAYDPSILILDEATSSVDTESEQLIQEAISRLLSGRTSIVIAHRLSTIQNADKIIVMHKGQLREKGTHQELLAADGIYKRLYMLQYKDQELVTRS, via the coding sequence ATGCAAGAAGACGAAATACTCGGCAAAGCATACGACAGCCGGCTGATGAAGCGGCTGCTGATATACGTGCGTCCCTATCGGTGGCACATCGCGGGCGCGATCCTGCTCACCATCCTCATCTCCGCGCTCGGACCCGTCCGCCCCTGGCTCACAAAAATCGCCGTCGACGACTATATCGCGAACAAGGACGCGGCGGGACTGCTGCGCATCGCGCTGCTCCTGCTCGCGACGCTGATCTTCCAGGGTCTCGTGCAGTATGTCATGACCTACTTCACGCAGTGGATCGGGCAACGGACCATCCTCGACATACGCATGCAGGTGTACCGCAAGCTTCAGCGGATGTCCCTGTCCTTTTTCGACAAGAATCCGGTCGGCCGTCTCGTCACGCGTGTCACCGGCGACGTCGAGGTGTTGAACGAGATGTTCTCGTCGGGACTCGTGACCGTGTTCGCCGACGTGTTCATCATCATCTGGATCATGGTGTTTATGTTCACCATCGACTGGGGCCTCTCGCTCGTGACACTCAGCGTGCTGCCTCTGCTGATGTATGCCACGCTGCTCTTCCGGCGCAAGGTGCGCGACTCGTATCGCGACATCCGTTTCCAGGTGGCGCGGCTCAACAGCTTCACGCAGGAGCACGTGTCGGGCATGGCCACGGTGCAGCTCTTCGGGCGCGAGAACGACGCGTACAAGAAACACGAGGCGATCAACGCCGCGCACACGCATTCACACGTGAAGTCGGTTTTTTATTACGCCGTGTTTTTCCCGGCGGTGGATTTCCTCAGTTCGCTCGCGGTGGCGCTCATCGTCTGGTACGCGGGCGGGGGAGTGATCGGCGGCGTGATGACACTCGGCACGCTGATCTCCTTCATCCAGTACACCGAAATGTTCTTCCGGCCCGTGCGTGATCTGTCGGAGAAATACAACATCATGCAGACCGCGATGGCCTCGTCCGAACGCATCTTCACGCTGCTCGACGACGATTCCGTCATCCCCGAACCGCCCGAGGAGGCCGCCGGATTTGATCCGCGCGCCGGCATAGAATTCCGCAATGTGCGTTTTGCGTACAACGGCGAGGACTGGGTCCTGCGCGACGTCTCCTTCACGATTCCGGCGGGCAAAACCGTGGCCATCGTGGGCGCGACGGGCGCGGGAAAATCCACCATCATCAATCTCCTCGGACGCCTCTACGACATTCAGCACGGAAGCATTCTCATCGGCGGTGTGGACATACGGTCGGTGTCGTCGCGGCAATTGCGCCGTGCGATAGGCGTGGTGCTGCAGGACGTGTTCCTTTTCTCGGGCGACATACGCGGCAACATCACACTGGGCGACGAGCGCATCAGCGACGAACGCGTCCGCGAGGTGGCCCGGCTCGTCGGCATCGACCGCTTCATCGAGCGGCTGCCCGACGGCTATGCCACCGAGGTGAAGGAGCGTGGAGCGACACTGTCGGTCGGCCAGAAGCAACTGCTGGCCTTTGCGCGCGCGCTGGCCTACGATCCGTCGATCCTCATTCTCGACGAGGCCACCTCGAGCGTCGACACCGAATCGGAGCAGTTGATTCAGGAGGCCATATCGCGGCTGCTTTCGGGCCGCACATCCATCGTTATCGCGCACCGGCTCTCCACTATTCAGAACGCCGATAAGATCATCGTGATGCACAAGGGGCAGCTCCGCGAGAAGGGAACACATCAGGAACTCCTCGCCGCCGACGGAATCTACAAGCGGCTGTATATGCTGCAGTACAAGGATCAGGAGCTGGTTACGAGGAGCTAG
- a CDS encoding sigma-54-dependent Fis family transcriptional regulator: MPLTTHTFLARSATMLGVFERLSTIAPSSSAVLLVGETGVGKEVVAEYIHRHSNRNNRPFVKVGLATLPPELLESEIFGHEKGAYTNAIADKKGLFELANHGTMFLDDIDDFPLHLQPKLLRVLETGEVMRVGSVRSVSIDIRLICATKVDLQNLVHRGFFRSDLFYRINVVPIYIPPLRDRRDDVPLLIEHFLQRYASDREIHVHPDALARLCAYSWPGNVRELRNVAQRLSLFAGDTVQIADLPDEIRQDKHVPHGFEECVRCAMDEHRGLDDILSCIEFTLLKRALRTSHGNRSQAARRLGLRLSTFRDRLHRHGLDTE, translated from the coding sequence GTGCCGTTGACGACCCATACGTTTCTCGCGCGCAGTGCGACGATGCTCGGCGTTTTCGAACGATTGAGTACGATCGCACCATCCAGCAGCGCCGTGCTGCTGGTCGGTGAAACGGGTGTGGGCAAGGAGGTGGTGGCGGAGTACATACACCGGCACAGCAACAGAAATAACCGGCCGTTCGTCAAAGTCGGTCTCGCGACACTTCCGCCGGAGTTGCTCGAGAGTGAGATTTTCGGGCATGAAAAGGGCGCCTACACCAACGCCATCGCCGACAAGAAGGGGCTGTTCGAATTGGCGAATCATGGCACAATGTTCCTCGACGACATCGACGATTTTCCGTTACATCTGCAGCCGAAACTCCTGCGTGTGTTGGAGACGGGCGAAGTGATGCGTGTCGGATCCGTCAGATCCGTTTCGATCGACATCCGTCTCATTTGTGCAACGAAGGTGGATCTGCAGAATCTGGTGCACCGGGGTTTCTTCCGATCCGATCTTTTTTATCGCATCAATGTTGTGCCGATATACATCCCTCCGCTCCGCGACCGCCGTGATGATGTGCCACTTCTGATCGAACACTTTCTGCAGCGGTACGCCTCCGACAGGGAGATCCACGTCCATCCCGACGCACTCGCGCGTCTCTGTGCTTACTCGTGGCCGGGCAACGTGCGCGAACTCCGCAACGTGGCGCAACGTCTGAGCCTCTTTGCTGGCGACACCGTGCAGATCGCGGACCTCCCCGACGAAATCCGGCAGGACAAACACGTACCGCACGGATTCGAAGAGTGCGTGCGCTGCGCCATGGACGAGCACCGCGGACTTGACGATATACTCTCGTGTATTGAGTTCACACTTCTGAAGCGCGCCTTGCGAACGTCCCACGGAAACCGCTCGCAAGCCGCTCGTCGGCTCGGTCTCCGCCTCTCGACGTTCCGCGACCGCCTTCACCGCCACGGACTCGATACAGAGTAG
- a CDS encoding electron transfer flavoprotein subunit beta, with product MDILVFLKQVPDLVEELEIDAGGTTLDSTWLRYIPSEYDEHALEQALLLKERHGGTVHVVTIDIGEADDMLYSALAKGADSAGKITADFSDGASSTRLATALQDTVCTHPYDVILTGVQSIDDVEGPTGAFLARGLGIPYVGSVNGVSVNGDAGRALVRKEYPGGAFSEIEVHLPALIGIQAAEQPPRYVPISRIRQTKAQAHISEYAAPETAHPTWGRVLSMRKVESTGSAVMLDGDPGAVAQQLVDILQEHNVLR from the coding sequence ATGGACATTCTCGTTTTTCTCAAGCAGGTGCCGGACCTCGTCGAAGAGCTCGAAATCGACGCCGGAGGTACCACACTCGACAGCACATGGCTGCGATATATCCCGAGCGAGTACGATGAACACGCGCTCGAACAGGCACTGCTGCTGAAGGAAAGGCACGGCGGTACCGTACACGTCGTCACCATCGACATCGGCGAAGCCGACGACATGTTGTACTCCGCGCTGGCGAAGGGCGCCGACAGCGCCGGGAAAATCACGGCGGATTTTTCCGACGGCGCCTCCTCCACGCGGCTCGCGACGGCGCTGCAAGACACGGTATGTACACATCCGTACGATGTGATTCTGACCGGCGTGCAGAGCATAGACGACGTGGAAGGTCCGACAGGCGCCTTCCTCGCCCGCGGACTCGGCATTCCCTACGTCGGCAGCGTCAACGGCGTGTCGGTCAACGGCGACGCGGGACGCGCACTCGTCCGAAAGGAATATCCCGGAGGGGCGTTCTCGGAGATCGAGGTACACCTGCCGGCGTTGATTGGCATACAGGCGGCGGAACAGCCCCCGCGCTATGTGCCCATATCGCGCATCCGCCAGACCAAGGCGCAGGCGCATATCTCGGAATATGCAGCGCCCGAGACCGCGCATCCTACATGGGGGCGCGTGCTCTCAATGCGTAAAGTGGAGTCAACCGGTTCGGCGGTGATGCTGGACGGAGATCCCGGGGCGGTGGCACAACAACTCGTCGACATACTCCAAGAACACAATGTCCTGAGGTGA
- a CDS encoding electron transfer flavoprotein subunit alpha/FixB family protein encodes MNTNILVYAERLRSGIPGIVYELLGKARALAEAHGSDISVLLPGPATEEEVASFGAAHRVLIVEHDAATSPTPEGMLQSVHDAAALTQPGLLLMPATTLASDVAALFAADTGARLVTNCIDFDITHDGITACSRQYGGKILVDVLVDSTPAVLCVLAGAFQEQEGCVTGTPSPVKLPSPVLPDQRMRATRFIPPAPGDVDLAQMPVLLSVGRGIQNKENIGIVEELASKLNGAVCASRPVIDQGWLPLTRQIGRSGLMVKPRVYMAFGISGAPEHVEGMKDAGLIIAINTDRTAPIFNVAHYGVAADALDVVPALLEALENVVQHT; translated from the coding sequence ATGAACACGAACATTCTCGTGTACGCGGAACGTCTGCGCAGCGGCATCCCCGGGATCGTCTACGAACTGCTCGGGAAGGCGCGTGCTCTCGCAGAAGCACACGGATCCGACATCTCTGTTCTTCTGCCGGGACCCGCCACGGAGGAAGAAGTCGCCTCCTTCGGTGCGGCGCACCGGGTTCTCATCGTCGAACACGATGCCGCGACAAGTCCGACACCCGAGGGCATGCTGCAGTCGGTGCACGACGCCGCGGCCTTGACACAGCCAGGCCTGCTGCTTATGCCCGCCACCACGCTGGCGAGCGATGTGGCCGCATTGTTTGCCGCCGACACCGGTGCGCGGCTGGTGACCAACTGCATCGATTTCGACATCACGCACGATGGAATCACGGCATGCAGCAGACAGTACGGTGGAAAGATCCTTGTGGATGTGCTTGTCGATTCGACACCGGCGGTCCTGTGCGTCCTCGCCGGAGCGTTCCAGGAGCAGGAGGGCTGCGTCACCGGCACACCATCACCCGTCAAACTGCCCTCACCCGTGCTACCGGACCAGCGCATGCGCGCGACACGGTTCATTCCGCCCGCCCCGGGAGATGTGGATCTCGCGCAGATGCCCGTGCTGCTCTCGGTCGGCCGCGGTATTCAGAACAAGGAAAACATCGGCATCGTGGAGGAACTGGCATCGAAGCTCAACGGCGCCGTATGCGCATCACGTCCCGTCATCGACCAGGGCTGGCTGCCGCTTACGCGGCAGATAGGCCGCTCGGGCCTCATGGTCAAACCGCGTGTGTACATGGCATTCGGCATCAGCGGAGCACCGGAGCATGTTGAAGGAATGAAGGACGCCGGTCTGATCATCGCCATAAACACCGACAGGACGGCGCCGATATTCAACGTGGCGCATTACGGCGTGGCCGCCGACGCGCTCGATGTCGTGCCCGCGCTGCTGGAGGCGCTCGAGAACGTTGTACAACACACATGA
- a CDS encoding 4Fe-4S dicluster domain-containing protein, with amino-acid sequence MEPTLHSVAGLSGTIWLVLLVAVSLLLFALRAAFWVRILRLSKSDNRFSHVGRRLALVVRDVFLQPRFRDHSSPVHTIVWPVHLVIFWGFVVYAVSFAWSLLRGLLPDSGLPWPEQIGPIALLIDVFGALVLAALVISAVRRYVLRPEGVKRTVDAAIILTLIALVMITALAGGSAAVAYEGHASAWRPVSSALAAVVFADGRSAEIVATVFWWLHTAIVLGFFSYLPYSKHFHLLVSPFNVYFSDLSPKGSLPGDGDLSANERLDLRDFTWRELLSSLSCAECGRCDRACPSHNSGEGLSPQDVVHAFKEHMLTTGSVLARSRNGGSPAVLSDEILAPEQVWACATCYSCMEHCPVRNEHIPLLIRARRHEVSRGRVDTHLQDTLVAMTRYGNSFGQSERARAKWSVGLPFKIPDARKQAVQTLWFVGDTASYDVRAHGSTRAMAQILHAAGVEFGILYEAERCAGNDARRVGEEGLFQMLAEKNLAVLAKCTFDEIITTDPHTYNTLRNEYPALGGSFRVRHHSEVLAEILATGVLNTTPLGLRATYHDACYLGRYNGIYDAPRRTLEALGVRLTEMPRAGRDGYCCGAGGGRLWMEDRPGALERPAESRVREAAALPQVDTLVAACPKDLVMFLDAVKTANIEGRLTIRELAELVWQSVSTSIHEAEGT; translated from the coding sequence ATGGAACCCACATTGCATTCCGTCGCCGGACTCTCCGGCACAATCTGGCTCGTGCTGCTCGTCGCCGTCTCGCTCCTGCTGTTCGCGCTTCGCGCAGCGTTCTGGGTGCGTATTCTGCGGCTCTCGAAATCCGACAACCGTTTCTCACATGTCGGCAGACGGCTCGCGCTGGTGGTCCGGGATGTGTTTCTTCAACCACGATTCCGCGATCACAGCTCGCCCGTGCATACCATTGTGTGGCCGGTTCACCTCGTGATTTTCTGGGGTTTTGTGGTGTACGCCGTCTCCTTCGCCTGGTCACTTCTGCGCGGCCTGCTGCCGGATTCCGGTTTGCCGTGGCCTGAGCAGATCGGTCCCATTGCGCTGCTGATCGATGTGTTCGGCGCACTGGTGCTTGCCGCGTTGGTGATATCCGCGGTGCGTCGGTATGTGCTGCGACCGGAAGGAGTGAAGCGCACTGTCGACGCGGCCATCATTCTGACACTCATCGCGCTGGTGATGATCACGGCTCTGGCCGGCGGATCGGCGGCGGTCGCATACGAGGGTCATGCGTCCGCGTGGCGCCCCGTCTCATCGGCACTGGCGGCCGTTGTGTTTGCGGACGGACGCTCCGCCGAAATCGTGGCAACCGTGTTCTGGTGGCTGCACACCGCCATCGTGCTCGGATTTTTTTCGTACCTGCCCTACTCGAAACATTTCCATCTGCTGGTGTCGCCGTTCAATGTGTACTTCTCGGATCTTTCGCCAAAAGGCAGTCTGCCCGGCGATGGAGACCTGTCGGCGAATGAGCGACTGGATCTGCGGGATTTCACCTGGCGCGAGTTGTTATCGTCGCTGTCGTGCGCCGAGTGCGGACGCTGCGACCGCGCCTGTCCCTCGCACAACAGCGGTGAAGGGCTCTCGCCGCAGGACGTTGTACATGCGTTCAAGGAACACATGCTGACGACAGGATCCGTTCTCGCGCGCTCCCGGAACGGCGGCTCGCCTGCTGTACTATCGGACGAGATCCTCGCGCCCGAGCAGGTCTGGGCCTGCGCCACATGTTACAGTTGTATGGAACACTGCCCCGTGCGCAACGAACACATCCCGCTGCTCATCCGCGCGCGCCGCCACGAAGTGTCGCGCGGCCGCGTGGATACACATCTGCAGGACACTCTTGTGGCGATGACACGGTACGGCAACTCGTTCGGACAATCGGAACGCGCGCGTGCAAAATGGAGCGTGGGACTTCCCTTCAAGATTCCCGACGCGCGCAAACAGGCGGTGCAGACACTCTGGTTTGTCGGCGACACCGCCTCGTACGACGTCCGTGCACATGGGAGCACACGCGCAATGGCGCAAATCCTGCACGCGGCGGGCGTCGAATTCGGCATACTGTACGAGGCCGAGCGCTGCGCAGGAAACGATGCGCGGCGTGTCGGCGAAGAGGGACTGTTCCAGATGCTCGCCGAGAAGAATCTCGCCGTACTTGCCAAGTGTACGTTCGACGAGATCATCACCACCGACCCGCACACATACAACACGCTGCGGAACGAGTACCCCGCGCTCGGCGGGTCGTTCCGCGTCCGTCATCACAGCGAGGTTCTCGCCGAGATTCTGGCCACGGGTGTGTTGAACACAACGCCGCTCGGACTTCGCGCCACGTACCACGACGCCTGCTACCTCGGGCGTTATAACGGAATATACGACGCGCCGCGTCGCACCCTCGAGGCGCTCGGTGTAAGACTTACCGAAATGCCACGCGCGGGCCGCGATGGGTACTGCTGCGGGGCGGGAGGCGGCCGCCTCTGGATGGAGGACAGGCCGGGCGCGCTCGAACGTCCGGCGGAGAGCCGCGTACGCGAAGCCGCGGCATTGCCGCAGGTGGATACACTCGTTGCCGCCTGCCCGAAGGATCTTGTCATGTTTCTGGACGCGGTGAAGACCGCAAATATCGAGGGCCGTCTCACGATCCGTGAACTCGCCGAACTCGTCTGGCAGTCCGTTTCCACATCCATTCACGAAGCCGAGGGAACCTGA